In Lacrimispora indolis DSM 755, a genomic segment contains:
- the ahpF gene encoding alkyl hydroperoxide reductase subunit F has translation MMLDAEIKKQLAEYLQLLENDVLIKISEGSDSVSMDMKALIDELTALSPRIKTEQVKLPRTPSFSINRVGEDTGVAFAGIPLGHEFTSLVLALLQVSGRAPKVDGKLIDQVKRIKGEFHFETYISLSCHNCPEVVQALNLMSILNPGITHTMIDGAAFKDEAESKNIMAVPTVCLNGEVFGSGRMTLEEILGKLGSSPDVSEFEEKEPFDILVIGGGPAGASAAIYAARKGIRTGVVAERFGGQVRETLGIENLISVAYAEGPEFAETLEQHVKNYDVDIMNSQRAKRLERKELIEVELENGAVLKSKAVILSTGARWRNVGVPGEAEFKNKGVAYCPHCDGPLFKGKHVAVIGGGNSGIEAAIDLAGIASHVTVLEFMPELKADAVLQKRLFSLPNVTVIKNVQTKEITGTDKVNGITYVERESGAVHHVELQGVFVQIGLAANTDWLGETVERNRIGEIVVDNRNAASVPGVFAAGDCTDSVYKQIVIAMGSGASAALSAFDYLIRS, from the coding sequence ATGATGCTGGATGCTGAAATTAAAAAACAACTGGCTGAGTATCTCCAGCTTCTGGAAAATGATGTGCTGATTAAAATCAGTGAAGGCTCTGACAGCGTATCAATGGATATGAAGGCTCTGATAGATGAACTGACCGCCCTGTCCCCAAGAATTAAGACAGAGCAGGTAAAGCTGCCCAGAACACCCAGCTTTAGCATTAACCGTGTGGGGGAAGACACCGGAGTGGCTTTTGCCGGAATCCCTCTTGGCCATGAATTCACTTCTCTGGTACTGGCTCTCTTACAGGTGAGCGGAAGAGCTCCAAAGGTTGACGGCAAATTAATTGACCAGGTAAAAAGGATCAAGGGTGAGTTTCACTTTGAAACCTATATCAGCTTAAGCTGCCATAATTGCCCGGAAGTGGTGCAGGCCCTTAACTTAATGAGCATTTTAAATCCTGGTATCACCCATACCATGATAGACGGTGCAGCATTTAAGGATGAGGCGGAAAGTAAAAATATCATGGCTGTGCCTACGGTCTGCTTAAACGGTGAGGTTTTTGGCAGCGGGCGCATGACACTGGAAGAGATTCTGGGGAAATTAGGCAGCAGCCCTGATGTATCAGAGTTTGAGGAGAAAGAGCCTTTTGATATACTTGTCATCGGAGGCGGCCCTGCGGGAGCCAGCGCGGCCATTTATGCGGCGCGCAAAGGAATTCGTACAGGTGTAGTTGCCGAACGCTTCGGCGGTCAGGTAAGAGAGACGCTGGGGATCGAGAATCTCATCAGTGTGGCGTATGCCGAAGGCCCTGAATTTGCAGAAACCCTGGAGCAGCATGTTAAAAATTACGATGTGGATATTATGAATTCCCAGCGTGCCAAACGCCTGGAAAGAAAAGAACTCATCGAGGTGGAGCTGGAAAACGGCGCTGTTTTAAAAAGCAAGGCGGTGATCCTTTCCACAGGTGCCCGCTGGAGAAATGTAGGCGTACCGGGTGAGGCAGAGTTTAAGAACAAGGGAGTTGCTTATTGTCCCCATTGTGACGGTCCTCTTTTTAAAGGAAAACACGTGGCAGTCATTGGAGGCGGTAATTCCGGCATTGAAGCGGCTATTGACCTTGCAGGAATTGCAAGTCATGTGACAGTGCTTGAATTTATGCCTGAGCTGAAAGCGGATGCTGTACTGCAGAAGCGTCTTTTCAGCCTTCCCAATGTGACAGTCATAAAGAATGTTCAGACAAAAGAAATTACCGGCACTGATAAGGTAAACGGAATAACCTATGTGGAACGTGAATCTGGAGCAGTCCATCATGTGGAACTGCAGGGAGTGTTTGTTCAGATCGGCCTTGCAGCCAATACGGATTGGCTGGGAGAAACCGTTGAACGCAACCGCATTGGAGAGATTGTTGTTGATAACCGCAATGCTGCCAGTGTGCCGGGAGTCTTTGCAGCAGGAGACTGCACGGACAGCGTTTATAAACAGATTGTCATTGCAATGGGTTCCGGAGCCAGTGCAGCCTTAAGCGCTTTTGACTATTTAATAAGAAGTTAA
- the spoIIIAC gene encoding stage III sporulation protein AC — translation MGVNLIFKIAAVGILVSVICQVLKHSGREEQAFLTSLAGLILVLFWLVPYIYQLFESIKNLFAL, via the coding sequence ATGGGGGTCAATTTGATTTTTAAAATTGCAGCAGTTGGAATCCTGGTTTCCGTCATCTGCCAGGTATTAAAACACAGCGGACGGGAAGAACAGGCATTCTTAACAAGCCTCGCGGGGCTGATCCTGGTGCTGTTCTGGCTGGTGCCTTATATTTATCAGTTATTTGAATCCATTAAAAATCTGTTTGCATTGTAG
- a CDS encoding stage III sporulation protein AB, with amino-acid sequence MDNTWLRILGAVLVIISSSGLGFFMAAQWNEHLKTVEKLRKMIFLLKGEIVYANSPLTEAFERTGRKAGGEIGVLFEKVSERLSGQQGETFYTIWQEEIDKLPREVCLSKEDKQNLKGLGEHLGYLDMDMQERNILLYLEQLDLTIGYLRKHKQEKSRLYTSLGIMGGLFLTIVMY; translated from the coding sequence ATGGATAATACGTGGCTGAGGATTTTAGGAGCAGTACTGGTCATTATATCCAGCTCCGGTCTTGGGTTTTTTATGGCAGCCCAATGGAACGAGCATTTAAAGACCGTGGAAAAGCTCCGGAAGATGATTTTTTTGTTAAAAGGCGAGATTGTTTATGCAAATTCTCCTCTTACAGAGGCTTTTGAGCGCACCGGCAGAAAGGCCGGAGGTGAAATAGGCGTTTTGTTTGAGAAGGTGTCGGAGCGGCTTTCCGGACAGCAGGGAGAAACCTTTTATACCATCTGGCAGGAAGAGATCGACAAACTTCCCAGGGAGGTCTGCTTGTCCAAAGAGGACAAACAGAATTTAAAAGGCCTGGGTGAGCACCTGGGATACTTAGACATGGACATGCAGGAGCGGAACATTCTTTTGTACCTGGAACAGCTGGATTTAACCATCGGCTATTTGAGAAAACATAAGCAGGAAAAAAGCCGCCTTTATACCAGCCTGGGTATAATGGGCGGTTTATTCCTAACAATCGTAATGTATTAA
- a CDS encoding stage III sporulation protein AG — MIWRNRILKFKWKMGKDKWLILLAVGMIILILTFPSGSGMAAKVERTAESKNQTALQKGIVTEPADGEAAAAAGADRTYEEQLEARVKKILKTVDGVGQVEVMIVLKSSEEKVLRVDKDSSDSSTEEKDSSGGTRKNTSAELKESTILTGSGENTSPIVEKEIRPEIEGIVISAQGGGSPTVKAEISSAMEALFNLPPHKIKVLKRVE; from the coding sequence ATGATTTGGAGGAACAGGATATTGAAATTCAAATGGAAGATGGGAAAGGATAAATGGCTGATCTTATTGGCTGTTGGAATGATTATCCTAATCCTTACATTTCCCTCCGGTTCGGGTATGGCCGCCAAGGTAGAGCGGACTGCAGAAAGCAAAAACCAGACGGCATTGCAAAAAGGAATCGTAACAGAGCCTGCAGATGGAGAAGCGGCTGCGGCGGCAGGAGCAGACCGGACCTATGAGGAGCAGCTGGAGGCGAGGGTAAAGAAAATTTTGAAAACCGTGGATGGGGTCGGTCAGGTAGAAGTGATGATCGTGCTGAAATCGTCAGAGGAGAAGGTACTGCGTGTCGATAAGGACAGTTCGGATTCCTCTACCGAGGAAAAGGACAGCTCCGGGGGGACCAGAAAGAACACCAGCGCAGAGCTTAAAGAAAGCACTATTCTTACCGGTTCAGGAGAAAACACATCTCCAATTGTGGAGAAGGAGATACGTCCGGAGATAGAAGGAATCGTCATCAGTGCCCAGGGCGGAGGCAGCCCCACGGTAAAAGCTGAAATTTCCAGTGCCATGGAAGCATTATTTAACCTGCCCCCACATAAAATAAAAGTATTAAAGAGGGTGGAATAA
- a CDS encoding DUF3877 family protein, whose product MQYGALERMLINSIKEVQIKLGYEKEPIRFYYPQHALTKILKISEDSDREMKAAMEGFKESVKERLGDIRITKSQERFCFEIPPEGVEYVYEHEKDNGFLKEFIETVENHSTALEDILKVFRKFGDGRVICEKSQEEDFDYILFFENPSIDNYRYYIKFHENHVTYHRFLSEDAADMGI is encoded by the coding sequence ATGCAATATGGTGCGCTGGAGCGGATGCTCATTAACTCGATAAAAGAAGTACAGATAAAATTAGGATATGAAAAAGAGCCTATTCGCTTTTACTATCCTCAACATGCACTGACGAAAATACTGAAGATCTCCGAAGACTCTGACAGGGAAATGAAAGCCGCAATGGAAGGCTTTAAGGAATCCGTAAAGGAACGTCTGGGAGATATCAGGATCACAAAAAGCCAGGAACGTTTTTGCTTTGAGATTCCGCCGGAAGGAGTGGAATACGTATATGAGCATGAAAAAGACAATGGTTTCTTAAAGGAATTCATAGAAACCGTGGAAAATCACAGCACTGCCTTGGAAGATATATTAAAAGTCTTTCGTAAATTCGGGGATGGCAGGGTCATTTGTGAGAAATCCCAGGAAGAAGATTTTGATTACATTCTGTTTTTTGAGAATCCTTCTATTGATAATTATCGGTATTATATCAAATTTCATGAAAATCACGTCACATACCACAGATTCCTGTCCGAAGATGCAGCGGATATGGGCATATAA
- a CDS encoding stage III sporulation protein AF, with protein MEELFNWIRNITYYLIFITVVGNLLPDKKYEKYIKLFAGMVLILLVLKPITGGLRLDDTLAYYFEAISLKKEAGELTGKLSSMDEKRLETMIARYEEAVGTDLKSMAETEGFDCRTSRVEINKDQESGSFGHVMQVSMVLVPQKTGEEAKGVAVSGNGTVPVEKVQEVEEVKIAGSEPEKGEDKGQEDVRRQKQEENSRLSGLRRRIAEYYDLEEQDIEIQMEDGKG; from the coding sequence ATGGAAGAATTGTTTAACTGGATACGCAATATAACCTATTACCTGATTTTTATAACCGTGGTGGGAAACCTCCTGCCGGATAAGAAATATGAAAAGTACATAAAATTATTTGCCGGCATGGTGTTGATCCTTTTGGTATTAAAACCAATTACAGGAGGCTTAAGGCTTGATGATACCCTGGCTTACTATTTTGAGGCCATCAGTCTTAAAAAGGAAGCAGGAGAGCTGACGGGAAAGCTTTCAAGCATGGATGAGAAACGGCTTGAAACCATGATTGCCAGATATGAGGAGGCGGTGGGAACGGATTTAAAATCCATGGCAGAAACCGAAGGCTTTGACTGCAGGACATCCAGGGTGGAAATCAACAAGGATCAGGAAAGCGGTTCCTTTGGCCATGTAATGCAGGTCTCCATGGTTCTGGTGCCGCAGAAAACAGGAGAAGAAGCAAAGGGTGTGGCTGTTTCCGGAAATGGGACGGTTCCCGTAGAAAAGGTACAGGAAGTAGAAGAGGTGAAAATAGCCGGGTCAGAGCCGGAAAAAGGTGAGGATAAGGGACAGGAGGACGTGAGGAGGCAGAAACAGGAAGAAAATTCACGGCTTTCAGGTCTTAGAAGGCGGATTGCGGAATATTATGATTTGGAGGAACAGGATATTGAAATTCAAATGGAAGATGGGAAAGGATAA
- the spoIIIAA gene encoding stage III sporulation protein AA, giving the protein MERKDELINIFSRSIREILNRVTVDFDEVQEIRLRVAAPLLMVYRNEEYYVTPKGSLSKEGKDAYAVSKNELKETMEYMSNYSLYAFEEEMKQGFITIQGGHRIGIAGKTILDESGIKAMKYISFINVRLSHQVKGCASEVLPYLYEEGREIYHTLIISPPRCGKTTLLRDLIRQVSNGSEDHSGLTVGVVDERSEIGACYQGIPQNELGIRTDILDCCPKAKGMMMLIRTMSPRVIAVDEIGSREDLEAMEYVMNCGCKLIATVHGNSIDDLKQKPILRKLVEERIFERYIVLNNLGKIGNIDQIYDSRGTQLYKSQVHQMGIRWDRRECIAYG; this is encoded by the coding sequence GTGGAGAGGAAAGACGAGCTTATCAATATATTTTCCAGGAGCATAAGAGAAATTTTAAACCGGGTGACCGTTGACTTTGACGAGGTTCAGGAAATCAGACTCCGGGTGGCGGCTCCTCTTTTAATGGTATACCGGAATGAGGAGTATTATGTAACTCCGAAAGGTTCCCTGAGCAAGGAAGGAAAGGACGCCTATGCGGTCTCTAAAAATGAGCTTAAGGAAACCATGGAGTACATGAGCAACTATTCCCTGTATGCTTTTGAAGAAGAGATGAAACAGGGTTTTATCACCATTCAGGGAGGCCACCGGATCGGGATCGCAGGAAAGACCATTTTAGACGAATCCGGGATCAAGGCAATGAAATACATATCCTTTATCAATGTCAGGCTGTCCCATCAGGTAAAGGGCTGCGCCTCAGAGGTTTTGCCTTATTTATACGAGGAAGGGAGAGAAATCTATCACACGCTGATCATTTCCCCTCCCAGATGCGGGAAGACCACTCTGTTAAGAGATTTAATCCGTCAGGTTTCCAATGGTTCTGAGGATCATTCAGGGCTTACGGTGGGCGTGGTTGATGAACGTTCTGAAATTGGGGCCTGTTATCAGGGGATCCCTCAGAATGAGCTGGGAATCCGTACCGATATTTTAGACTGCTGTCCCAAGGCAAAAGGGATGATGATGCTGATACGGACCATGTCTCCCAGGGTGATTGCCGTGGATGAGATCGGAAGCAGGGAGGATTTAGAGGCAATGGAATACGTGATGAACTGCGGCTGTAAGCTGATCGCAACGGTTCACGGGAACTCCATCGATGACTTAAAGCAGAAGCCCATATTAAGAAAGCTGGTGGAGGAACGGATTTTTGAGAGATATATTGTCTTAAACAACTTAGGAAAGATCGGAAACATCGATCAGATCTATGACTCCAGAGGAACTCAGCTCTACAAATCCCAGGTACATCAGATGGGAATACGATGGGACAGGCGGGAGTGTATTGCTTATGGATAA
- the spoIIIAD gene encoding stage III sporulation protein AD, which yields MTVVTIAITGIVAVLLAVSLKGMKGEYGTYLVMAAGFFIFFYGMGKLTTILDTMKEIQTYIKINSIYLSTLVKMIGITYIAEFAAGICKDAGYGAVGTQIEIFGKLSVLAVSMPILLALIETLQVFLS from the coding sequence ATGACCGTAGTGACCATAGCCATAACAGGGATCGTTGCAGTGCTTTTAGCGGTTTCCTTAAAAGGGATGAAGGGGGAATATGGGACCTATCTGGTTATGGCGGCGGGCTTTTTTATCTTTTTTTACGGCATGGGAAAGCTCACTACCATTCTGGATACCATGAAGGAGATCCAGACCTATATTAAGATCAACAGCATCTATCTATCCACCCTGGTAAAGATGATAGGAATCACCTATATCGCAGAATTTGCTGCCGGGATATGCAAGGATGCGGGATACGGAGCCGTTGGGACCCAGATCGAAATATTCGGAAAGCTGTCTGTTCTGGCAGTCAGCATGCCCATTCTCCTGGCCCTCATTGAGACGCTGCAGGTATTTTTATCATGA
- a CDS encoding sensor domain-containing diguanylate cyclase, translating into MMTDREKDHYSQKVMILFGLVVTVIVGVFALNICYFKEVEKILIEQTYQDLEKESDGTLAELQRIIQDRLEMLEIFSAYGDPPEGQDIEKWRGNSETFETGGLRLGISDDQGIMYYGNNESRDVSKSSDYQRALSGKNSISRLSLNDSDGHGGIVLTVPVIREGQVKGAACMEYTGAELGKYLNNTEISRYGANLVFTKTGELVAFCPGYENYGTIYDMLKLMDFKDGQSLEQLKKAVESGLSGYTVYDRNGSRELLYYQPAGIGDWMVASLVQTEGYESTLQRIERLSERFVAGSTFLLACTVLLIICILHLRKKESKRAQKDYLTGVYTRETAKKLVEQGLRAGGKKRFYACMFLDIDDFKKINDTFGHQKGDLVLTQAGKILIDCTRQEDVIVRFGGDEFCIWLYGVSGRKQPEAIAKRILNAFHVSGTIHASIGITLVGEEETEYDAILKRADQALYQAKRKGKNQFALQL; encoded by the coding sequence ATGATGACTGATAGGGAGAAGGACCATTACTCGCAGAAGGTAATGATTTTGTTTGGCCTGGTGGTTACGGTAATTGTGGGAGTATTCGCTTTAAACATTTGTTATTTCAAGGAGGTGGAAAAGATCCTGATAGAACAGACTTATCAGGATTTGGAGAAGGAAAGTGACGGGACATTGGCTGAACTTCAGAGAATAATCCAGGACAGGCTTGAAATGCTTGAAATATTTTCTGCATACGGTGATCCTCCGGAAGGACAGGATATAGAAAAGTGGCGGGGAAATTCAGAGACGTTTGAAACAGGGGGCTTACGGCTGGGGATTTCCGATGACCAGGGGATCATGTATTATGGAAACAATGAGTCACGGGATGTTTCCAAAAGCAGTGATTACCAAAGGGCGTTAAGCGGAAAGAACAGCATTTCCAGATTGTCTTTAAATGATTCTGACGGCCATGGGGGGATCGTTCTGACGGTTCCTGTAATAAGGGAGGGTCAGGTAAAGGGAGCAGCCTGCATGGAGTATACCGGTGCGGAACTGGGGAAATATTTAAATAACACGGAAATAAGCAGGTACGGAGCCAATCTGGTTTTCACAAAGACCGGAGAACTGGTGGCCTTCTGCCCTGGATACGAAAATTACGGCACCATTTACGATATGCTGAAGCTCATGGATTTTAAGGACGGGCAGTCTTTGGAACAGCTAAAAAAGGCGGTGGAGAGCGGGCTTTCCGGATATACTGTCTATGACCGCAATGGCAGCAGGGAGCTTCTTTATTATCAGCCTGCAGGAATCGGGGACTGGATGGTGGCTTCTCTGGTGCAAACAGAAGGCTATGAGAGCACTCTTCAAAGGATCGAAAGGCTGTCGGAACGCTTTGTTGCAGGTTCTACCTTTTTGCTGGCCTGTACGGTTTTGCTGATCATCTGTATTCTCCATCTGCGGAAAAAGGAATCCAAACGGGCGCAAAAGGATTATTTAACAGGGGTTTATACCAGGGAGACAGCCAAAAAGCTGGTGGAACAAGGGCTGAGAGCCGGAGGGAAAAAACGGTTTTATGCCTGTATGTTCCTTGATATTGATGATTTTAAGAAGATCAACGACACCTTTGGCCATCAAAAGGGAGACCTGGTTCTGACCCAGGCGGGAAAGATCTTAATCGACTGTACAAGGCAAGAGGATGTGATCGTCCGCTTTGGCGGGGATGAATTCTGCATATGGCTCTACGGCGTCAGCGGGAGGAAGCAGCCGGAGGCCATTGCAAAACGGATATTAAATGCGTTTCACGTTTCAGGAACCATTCATGCAAGCATTGGAATCACCCTGGTAGGAGAAGAAGAAACAGAATACGATGCCATTTTAAAACGGGCGGATCAGGCCTTATACCAGGCTAAGAGAAAAGGAAAGAATCAGTTTGCGCTCCAGCTTTGA
- a CDS encoding Asp23/Gls24 family envelope stress response protein produces MAEVESRNTHKVYEKDKIGEVQIADDVVAIIAGLAATEVEGVDSMAGNITNELVAKLGMKNLSKGVKVELTEEHVSVDLSLNIKYGYSIPAVSEKVQEKVQNAIENMTGLTVLDVNIRIAGVALEENK; encoded by the coding sequence GTGGCAGAAGTGGAAAGCAGAAATACTCACAAAGTATATGAAAAAGATAAAATCGGCGAAGTACAGATTGCAGACGATGTGGTGGCCATCATTGCTGGCCTTGCCGCAACAGAAGTAGAAGGCGTAGATTCCATGGCGGGCAATATCACCAATGAGCTGGTGGCGAAGCTGGGCATGAAAAATTTATCAAAAGGCGTTAAGGTAGAACTGACCGAAGAACACGTATCTGTGGATTTATCCTTAAACATCAAATACGGTTACAGCATACCTGCTGTCAGTGAGAAAGTTCAGGAGAAAGTGCAGAACGCTATTGAGAACATGACAGGATTAACGGTCCTGGATGTAAACATTCGGATTGCCGGTGTTGCATTGGAAGAGAATAAATAG
- a CDS encoding stage III sporulation protein AE, whose protein sequence is MKRTAFFLLCLLILLLFPGDSPGAEVSSGQEEAASVGELDLDQYDLTDIQKFLDQAKGNQGMNLSFKELMKDLMDGKLNEVMGQAGKALKDLLMGEIKNSGHMMGQIMVLGIIGAVFSNFSSVFTGSQISETGFFVTYLLLFTYLAASFFTSVTITGNVVGQVMDFTKILMPAYFLAAAFAGSSASAAASYEFTLFIIASAQWLLGQVLLALIRVYALLVMAGHIAKEDMLSKLTELLEQVVSWSLKTLVGVVLGFHLIQSMVLPYVDSMKTGAIQKLIGAIPGIGQGVNSVAQMVLGSGVLIKNTIGAAGIIILLIISVIPLLKLVVLMVLYQCVAALLQPVCDKRIVSCISDMAKGHRMLLSVAASGVILFIVTIALVCASTNVTYYTG, encoded by the coding sequence ATGAAAAGAACCGCCTTTTTCCTGTTGTGTCTTTTGATCCTGCTGCTTTTCCCGGGGGACAGCCCTGGAGCGGAAGTCTCTTCCGGGCAGGAGGAGGCGGCCTCAGTGGGAGAGCTGGATTTAGATCAATATGATTTAACGGATATCCAGAAATTTCTGGACCAGGCTAAGGGGAACCAGGGCATGAACCTTTCCTTTAAAGAGCTGATGAAGGATCTGATGGATGGAAAATTAAATGAAGTCATGGGACAGGCCGGAAAAGCGCTGAAGGATCTGCTGATGGGAGAGATTAAAAACAGCGGACATATGATGGGACAGATCATGGTGCTGGGGATCATTGGAGCGGTATTTTCCAACTTTTCCAGCGTGTTTACGGGAAGCCAGATTTCTGAAACCGGGTTTTTCGTCACCTATCTGCTGCTGTTTACTTATCTGGCTGCCAGCTTTTTTACCAGTGTTACCATTACGGGAAATGTGGTGGGGCAGGTCATGGATTTTACTAAAATATTGATGCCGGCCTATTTCCTGGCAGCGGCATTTGCGGGGAGCAGCGCGTCTGCGGCAGCTTCCTATGAGTTCACATTATTTATCATCGCTTCCGCCCAGTGGCTTTTGGGGCAGGTGCTTTTGGCTCTCATAAGGGTCTATGCCCTTTTGGTCATGGCAGGCCACATTGCCAAAGAGGACATGCTCTCAAAGCTTACAGAGCTTTTGGAACAGGTGGTTTCCTGGAGTTTAAAGACCCTGGTAGGAGTTGTGCTCGGGTTTCACCTCATTCAGTCCATGGTTCTGCCCTATGTGGATTCCATGAAAACGGGAGCCATCCAGAAGCTGATCGGAGCCATTCCTGGGATCGGCCAGGGTGTTAACTCCGTTGCCCAGATGGTGCTGGGGTCCGGGGTGCTTATTAAAAATACCATTGGAGCAGCCGGTATTATCATACTTCTCATCATCTCCGTGATTCCGCTGTTAAAGCTGGTGGTGCTGATGGTATTATACCAATGCGTTGCAGCCCTTTTGCAGCCGGTCTGCGATAAGAGGATCGTGTCCTGCATTTCCGATATGGCAAAAGGCCATCGGATGCTCCTTTCCGTTGCGGCCTCAGGGGTGATTCTCTTTATTGTTACCATAGCGCTTGTATGCGCTTCCACCAATGTGACCTATTATACCGGGTGA
- a CDS encoding C40 family peptidase, whose product MQRKKWIVTLLTGLVFMTTNHFTAKADTASDMAILMVAPPPSEWQTGPGTGPGKGFSQTGPEIQNGTGEQVVAYAKQFLGNPYVYGGTSLTSGADCSGFVLSVYKQFGINLPRTSEDQGQAGIDVGGIENARPGDLVSYIGHIGIYVGQNQLIHASGPEDGIKISTVDFKPVVSVRRVLGN is encoded by the coding sequence ATGCAGAGAAAAAAGTGGATAGTTACCCTGCTTACAGGTCTTGTATTTATGACCACCAATCATTTTACTGCCAAAGCGGATACAGCCTCCGACATGGCAATCCTCATGGTGGCTCCGCCGCCCTCTGAATGGCAGACCGGCCCGGGAACCGGTCCGGGAAAAGGATTTTCCCAGACAGGGCCGGAAATCCAGAACGGAACAGGAGAACAGGTGGTGGCTTATGCAAAGCAGTTTTTAGGAAACCCTTATGTATATGGAGGGACAAGCCTTACATCAGGTGCTGACTGCTCCGGGTTTGTACTGAGCGTTTATAAACAATTTGGCATAAATCTTCCAAGAACCTCTGAGGACCAGGGACAAGCAGGGATTGATGTAGGCGGAATAGAAAATGCAAGGCCAGGGGATCTTGTATCATACATAGGGCATATCGGCATTTACGTGGGACAAAATCAGCTGATCCATGCAAGCGGCCCGGAGGACGGAATTAAAATTTCCACTGTGGATTTTAAGCCTGTGGTTTCAGTGAGAAGAGTATTGGGAAATTAA
- a CDS encoding SpoIIIAH-like family protein produces MRSWKTSNEPKVPKTPKKMDMKKLFRRNQIIITTLAVMIAAAGYLNYAGKQEAASGTDVYEAGMTDISEEDILAENQSLTGSDVNQEIASLDQDAEDIDKLEENETLAAAESDGSVDLAANETQAAQTGLDNPGEAVLTSGMNVSDYISSVQLNREQVRAKNKETLMNLINNPNIEEAAKQQAIQEMIEMTAVSEKENAAETLLLAKGFADPVVSISSGKVDVVINAPSITDPQRAQIEDIVKRKTEVGAESIVITLMKLEE; encoded by the coding sequence ATGAGAAGTTGGAAAACAAGCAATGAACCCAAAGTCCCTAAAACCCCAAAGAAAATGGATATGAAGAAACTGTTCCGAAGAAACCAGATTATTATCACCACATTGGCCGTTATGATAGCTGCTGCTGGATATTTAAACTATGCCGGAAAGCAGGAGGCCGCTTCCGGGACAGACGTCTATGAGGCGGGGATGACTGATATTTCTGAAGAAGATATTTTAGCAGAAAACCAGTCCCTTACAGGCAGTGATGTAAATCAGGAAATCGCAAGCCTTGACCAGGATGCGGAAGATATCGATAAGCTGGAGGAAAATGAGACATTGGCAGCTGCAGAAAGCGACGGATCCGTGGATCTGGCAGCAAATGAGACACAGGCGGCCCAGACCGGCCTTGACAACCCTGGAGAAGCAGTGCTTACCAGCGGAATGAACGTATCGGACTACATATCAAGCGTACAGTTAAACAGAGAGCAGGTAAGGGCAAAGAACAAGGAAACCTTAATGAACTTAATCAACAATCCTAACATTGAGGAAGCGGCAAAACAGCAGGCCATTCAGGAAATGATCGAAATGACGGCTGTTTCTGAAAAAGAAAATGCAGCAGAAACCTTATTGCTTGCCAAAGGCTTTGCAGACCCTGTGGTCAGCATCTCCAGCGGAAAAGTGGATGTGGTCATTAATGCTCCCAGCATTACAGATCCTCAGCGGGCCCAGATTGAGGACATCGTAAAGAGGAAAACAGAAGTAGGGGCGGAGAGTATTGTGATCACCCTTATGAAACTGGAAGAGTAA